In Micromonospora ferruginea, the sequence CGCACACCGGGCTGGACCAGATGCTCACCGTCGCCGACGTGTGGCGGGAACTGCCGATGGACAAGCGGATCGTGATGCGGTTCTGGTCGGTGCCGCCGGAGGAGATCCCGACCGGCAAGCAGGAGCGCATCGACTGGCTGTTCGACTGGTGGGCCCGGATCGACAGGTGGGTCGCGGCGAACCGGGACGGCACGGCCGACGCCTGAGCGGCTTTCGCGCCCGGTTCGGGCGTGGCGGCCCGGTCGCCGCGTAGGGTGCGCTGGTGGAGCAGATCTGCGTGGTGACGACGGTGGTGGACGCCCGCCGGGTGGCGGACGTGTTGGCGGCCACTGCCGTCGCCGGCCGCCTGGCGGCGTGTGCCCAGGTCGGCGGGCCGGTGGACAGCACCTACTGGTGGGAGTCGGCGATCCAGACCACCGCCGAGTGGTGGGTACGGTTCAAGACCACGCCGGACCGGGTGGACGCGCTCGTCGACCAGCTCCGCGCCGGCCACCCGTACGAGGTGCCGGAGATCCTGGTCAGCCGGGAGGACAGCGGCAACCCCGACTACACGGCCTGGGTGCGCGAACACACCCGACCCTAGGTACGCCTACTCTGTCCGCCCGCCGCGCCG encodes:
- the cutA gene encoding divalent-cation tolerance protein CutA, with amino-acid sequence MEQICVVTTVVDARRVADVLAATAVAGRLAACAQVGGPVDSTYWWESAIQTTAEWWVRFKTTPDRVDALVDQLRAGHPYEVPEILVSREDSGNPDYTAWVREHTRP